The Mesobacillus jeotgali genome window below encodes:
- a CDS encoding NUDIX domain-containing protein encodes MIKRYTYQAKPERLDDINRFFHTHIYPIQIKNGAKLIGRWVNDTKNEILVIWEYTSKEQYERIESLLKSVKPYDMDFYTDADEDFMSSTAPYPSAYHPPKHLLSVSGYVTNQDGEVLLVRNFHRSDTMEMPGGQVEEGETLEAAIHREVFEETGITVNLLGITGIYQNVTIGVTCVVFRGEYQSGEVRTAEGETSEVFFTKLTRENIEQFITRKQFRDRALDAMDANYIPYEAFKARPYELIRRFDVIKEYS; translated from the coding sequence ATGATTAAAAGATATACTTACCAGGCCAAGCCTGAAAGATTAGATGATATTAATAGGTTCTTTCATACACATATTTATCCGATTCAAATTAAAAATGGAGCAAAATTAATAGGTCGCTGGGTGAATGACACCAAGAACGAGATTTTGGTTATCTGGGAATATACCAGCAAGGAGCAATATGAAAGAATCGAAAGTCTACTCAAAAGTGTGAAACCTTACGATATGGATTTTTACACAGATGCAGACGAAGATTTCATGTCTTCCACTGCCCCATACCCTTCGGCTTATCATCCACCTAAACATTTATTGTCTGTTAGTGGGTATGTCACAAATCAAGATGGAGAAGTTCTTCTTGTCAGGAATTTTCACCGTTCAGACACTATGGAAATGCCTGGCGGCCAGGTTGAGGAAGGCGAAACATTGGAGGCGGCCATTCATCGCGAAGTATTCGAAGAAACGGGAATTACTGTGAATTTACTTGGAATAACCGGTATTTATCAAAACGTAACGATCGGGGTTACATGTGTAGTCTTCAGAGGTGAGTATCAATCTGGTGAAGTAAGAACAGCAGAGGGAGAAACTTCAGAAGTCTTTTTCACTAAATTAACGAGAGAAAATATAGAACAATTTATTACAAGAAAACAATTTAGGGACAGGGCTCTTGACGCAATGGACGCAAACTACATTCCTTATGAAGCATTTAAAGCAAGACCATATGAACTAATCAGGAGGTTTGATGTGATAAAAGAGTATAGCTAG
- a CDS encoding GreA/GreB family elongation factor, producing the protein MSFKITAKGEQLVLQQIDNLEQELKQVRFDKNIAFNACGDDKIANPNFHKLEQDERILVERIQEIQHVYKTAELIKVDEPNTEEVEIGSIVKCSFEYPDFTEEEVYEIVGYGESNVEENKIFYDTPVAKKLIGLKIGDETVMSVPSGKVKCKVLKMYRGWEDVEV; encoded by the coding sequence ATGTCATTTAAAATAACGGCTAAGGGAGAGCAGCTGGTTCTCCAGCAAATTGACAATTTGGAACAAGAGCTGAAGCAAGTGCGGTTTGATAAAAATATTGCCTTCAATGCGTGTGGGGACGATAAGATTGCTAACCCTAATTTTCATAAATTGGAGCAGGATGAGCGTATATTAGTTGAACGGATTCAGGAGATTCAGCATGTGTATAAGACAGCGGAACTGATTAAGGTTGATGAGCCTAATACTGAAGAAGTAGAAATTGGATCAATCGTGAAGTGCTCGTTTGAGTACCCCGATTTTACCGAAGAAGAAGTGTACGAGATCGTCGGTTACGGCGAATCGAATGTAGAGGAGAACAAAATCTTCTATGACACACCTGTTGCTAAAAAATTGATAGGGCTGAAAATTGGTGACGAAACGGTTATGTCAGTACCATCTGGAAAAGTGAAATGCAAGGTTTTGAAGATGTATCGTGGATGGGAAGATGTTGAGGTCTAA
- a CDS encoding PIG-L family deacetylase: protein MKKWKKPLFVLLLSTVGLLVVLVAGAVMYANFYVNDEDITVSEELFPEGDPKKIMAIFAHPDDEIMIAGTYHKLNKDKDVTSVLATFTRGEAGGTGGLVPKEKLGETRTKELEKSAGILNIDHLEVYDYPDSGLADADHEDIKKTIKKLIDQYKPTTVITYDDVVGLYGHPDHVVMSKLTREVVTEEMEKEDSSVKRLYFATLPQPMIDLALKLSPTFKERYPRDKGLPEPTIAFPMASEASARKHVLLAHETQWKTVASVQPYHDKVPSWIYYRIFDREYYHLVKSK, encoded by the coding sequence ATGAAAAAATGGAAGAAACCTTTGTTTGTTTTGCTGCTCTCAACTGTCGGTCTGCTGGTGGTGTTGGTCGCTGGAGCGGTAATGTATGCTAATTTTTATGTGAATGATGAGGATATCACTGTTTCAGAGGAACTTTTTCCTGAAGGTGACCCGAAAAAGATTATGGCAATCTTTGCTCATCCGGATGATGAAATCATGATTGCGGGGACATACCACAAATTGAATAAGGATAAAGATGTTACCTCTGTCCTCGCTACTTTTACCAGAGGTGAAGCTGGCGGAACTGGCGGGCTTGTGCCTAAGGAAAAACTGGGCGAAACACGGACGAAGGAACTGGAGAAATCAGCGGGCATCCTCAATATTGATCATCTTGAAGTTTATGATTATCCTGACAGCGGCCTGGCTGATGCGGATCATGAGGACATCAAGAAAACAATTAAAAAACTAATTGATCAATATAAGCCTACAACTGTCATTACCTACGATGATGTAGTCGGTTTATACGGACATCCTGATCATGTAGTGATGAGCAAGTTGACAAGAGAAGTCGTGACGGAGGAAATGGAAAAAGAAGATTCCTCCGTGAAGAGGCTATATTTCGCCACACTTCCACAGCCAATGATTGACCTTGCACTCAAGCTATCCCCTACTTTCAAAGAGCGTTACCCACGGGATAAAGGCTTGCCTGAACCAACAATCGCCTTCCCGATGGCTTCCGAGGCATCTGCACGCAAACATGTACTGCTTGCACATGAAACACAATGGAAAACCGTTGCAAGCGTACAGCCGTACCATGACAAAGTCCCTTCATGGATTTATTACCGAATCTTCGACCGCGAGTATTATCATTTGGTCAAATCTAAATAA
- a CDS encoding extradiol ring-cleavage dioxygenase — MNPFVFACIAPHGGEIIPELQGSIPERMDSTRKSMELLGQKMAAASPDCIVVLSPHGTRINGRFSITDSERLEGSWTENEATIKMKKRVEQDLARKINDEAIKNGLPSSIINFGTAAGPISCLQLDWGAIVPLRFMPDVPVVVITPSRDLSFQEHLEFGESLRSAVAQYDKKVGLIASCDWAHAHDEQGPYGFDPAAKELDEQAVQLIKTNELEKMANFDADFIEAAKPDGIWQTLILAGAIPPEERHIEFLSYEAPTYFGLICAEVLTKRKI, encoded by the coding sequence TTGAATCCATTTGTTTTTGCATGTATTGCCCCCCATGGAGGTGAAATCATTCCTGAATTGCAAGGATCCATTCCCGAGCGTATGGACTCCACCAGAAAAAGCATGGAGCTGCTCGGACAAAAAATGGCAGCTGCCAGCCCTGATTGTATCGTCGTGCTCAGTCCTCACGGTACAAGGATCAATGGACGATTTTCGATAACCGATTCTGAACGTCTGGAAGGAAGTTGGACTGAGAACGAGGCAACTATTAAAATGAAAAAAAGAGTAGAACAAGACTTAGCGCGAAAAATTAACGATGAAGCGATAAAAAACGGACTCCCATCGTCTATCATAAATTTCGGAACTGCAGCAGGCCCAATCTCATGCCTGCAATTGGACTGGGGTGCTATTGTCCCTCTCCGTTTCATGCCGGATGTTCCAGTCGTAGTGATTACACCATCAAGAGATCTTTCCTTCCAGGAGCATCTTGAATTCGGTGAATCTCTTCGTTCGGCAGTCGCTCAATACGACAAGAAAGTCGGATTAATTGCGAGCTGTGACTGGGCTCATGCTCATGACGAACAAGGTCCATATGGGTTTGACCCAGCGGCCAAAGAACTGGATGAACAAGCAGTACAGTTGATAAAAACCAATGAACTCGAAAAAATGGCGAACTTTGACGCAGATTTCATCGAAGCCGCTAAACCAGACGGAATCTGGCAAACACTCATCCTTGCTGGTGCAATACCACCCGAAGAGAGGCATATAGAATTCCTCTCCTACGAAGCACCAACATACTTCGGGCTAATCTGTGCAGAGGTTTTAACAAAAAGAAAAATCTAG
- the nhaC gene encoding Na+/H+ antiporter NhaC encodes MERKVPFGLAIIPLFVMVVAMAVTIVKFEGDPHIPLIIGTVVAGLVAWFAGFKWNFIEEGIYKGIKMALPAILIIITVGMIIGSWIGGGIVATMVYYGLKIMSPSMFLVSISVITALITLAIGSSWSTMGTIGVAGMGIGMSMGIPAPMVAGAIISGSCFGDKMSPLSDTTNLAAGITGTDLFAHIRHMIYTTIPAFVIALGVYWYLGRDFSNAGVDNQEILEIMNVIQSNFIVSPWLLLVPAAVILLVAFKVPALPALIVGVFMGWIAQFTVQGGAIADAVNTLQNGFTLETGNASVDELFSRGGIQDMMYTVSLALIAMAFAGVMEQTGMLQSIVEKILKLARTARSLVVSTIATSFLTNVAAGEQYLSVLLPGRMYKKAYEDKGLHSKNLSRAIEDGGTVTSPLVPWNTCAVFIISALSVHPFEYAPYAVLNFTVPILSIIFALFGFKLEFVKKEDYKTEAERKAS; translated from the coding sequence ATCGAGAGAAAGGTGCCATTTGGACTTGCCATTATCCCTTTGTTCGTTATGGTAGTAGCAATGGCAGTAACGATAGTGAAGTTTGAAGGAGACCCTCATATACCTTTGATTATCGGAACGGTGGTGGCAGGTCTTGTTGCCTGGTTCGCAGGCTTTAAATGGAATTTCATTGAAGAAGGAATTTATAAAGGGATTAAAATGGCGTTGCCAGCTATTCTAATCATTATTACAGTTGGAATGATCATCGGATCGTGGATTGGCGGCGGAATTGTCGCGACAATGGTATACTATGGCCTTAAAATCATGAGTCCATCCATGTTCCTTGTATCGATTAGTGTGATTACAGCTTTGATCACTCTGGCAATAGGAAGTTCATGGTCCACAATGGGGACGATCGGCGTTGCAGGCATGGGAATTGGCATGAGCATGGGAATCCCAGCACCAATGGTAGCAGGAGCGATCATTTCAGGCTCTTGCTTTGGTGATAAAATGTCGCCATTATCTGATACGACAAATCTTGCGGCAGGGATAACGGGAACGGATCTGTTCGCCCATATCCGCCATATGATTTACACAACCATTCCCGCATTTGTGATTGCACTGGGAGTCTACTGGTATCTTGGAAGAGACTTTAGCAATGCCGGAGTCGATAATCAAGAAATCCTTGAAATCATGAATGTGATTCAATCAAATTTTATCGTATCACCTTGGCTGCTTTTAGTTCCAGCAGCAGTAATTCTACTGGTTGCCTTTAAGGTACCAGCACTTCCAGCTCTTATCGTTGGGGTGTTCATGGGGTGGATCGCCCAATTTACCGTGCAAGGCGGCGCAATAGCAGATGCAGTTAATACACTTCAAAACGGTTTTACGCTTGAAACTGGGAACGCTTCTGTAGACGAATTATTCAGCAGAGGCGGGATTCAGGATATGATGTATACCGTTTCCCTTGCTTTGATTGCAATGGCTTTTGCTGGAGTCATGGAGCAGACTGGAATGCTTCAGTCAATAGTAGAGAAAATTCTCAAGCTTGCCAGGACAGCACGAAGCCTGGTTGTCTCTACGATCGCAACCTCGTTTTTAACAAATGTGGCTGCAGGGGAGCAATACTTGTCTGTCCTTTTACCAGGACGAATGTACAAAAAAGCATATGAAGACAAAGGTCTTCATTCTAAAAATCTATCGCGCGCAATTGAGGATGGCGGAACCGTGACATCGCCACTGGTACCATGGAATACATGTGCCGTGTTCATTATCTCCGCGCTTTCTGTCCATCCATTCGAATATGCGCCATACGCTGTGCTCAATTTCACAGTACCAATTTTATCGATAATCTTTGCATTATTCGGTTTCAAACTGGAGTTTGTCAAGAAAGAAGATTATAAAACGGAAGCTGAGAGGAAAGCTTCATAG
- a CDS encoding manganese catalase family protein yields the protein MFYHIKELQYNARPDRPDPVYAKKLQEILGGQYGEMSVMIQYLFQGWNCRGEKKYRDMLLDIGTEEIAHVEMLATMIAQLLDGAPVEEQEAAAKDPIILAAMGGMNPQHAIVGGLGARPDDSQGYPWNARYTIASGNMLADFRANLNAETQGRLQAVRLYEMTDDPGVRDMLSFLIARDHMHQLQWIAAISELEEKEGLVVPSTFNQQYEKQEVSHSFMNFSKGTESAEGKWASGATPDGKAQFEYIENPEAMGQIPELAPAPTHMHGTPPPGKLPPKNL from the coding sequence ATGTTCTATCATATAAAAGAGTTGCAATATAATGCCAGGCCGGACCGTCCCGATCCTGTTTATGCGAAGAAGCTCCAGGAAATCCTCGGTGGGCAATATGGAGAAATGAGCGTCATGATCCAATACCTTTTCCAAGGTTGGAATTGTCGTGGTGAAAAGAAATATCGCGATATGCTGTTGGATATCGGTACGGAGGAAATTGCTCATGTAGAGATGCTTGCGACGATGATTGCCCAGCTGCTCGATGGTGCACCTGTGGAGGAACAAGAAGCTGCTGCGAAGGACCCAATTATTCTTGCAGCCATGGGCGGCATGAATCCTCAGCATGCAATTGTCGGCGGGCTTGGCGCAAGGCCGGATGACAGCCAGGGCTATCCGTGGAATGCACGTTATACGATCGCAAGCGGCAATATGCTGGCGGATTTCCGTGCGAATTTAAATGCTGAGACGCAGGGAAGGCTTCAAGCGGTTAGATTGTATGAAATGACTGATGATCCGGGAGTCAGGGACATGCTTTCCTTCCTGATAGCGAGAGACCATATGCATCAGCTACAATGGATTGCGGCCATTTCAGAGCTTGAGGAAAAAGAAGGGCTTGTCGTTCCAAGCACCTTCAACCAGCAGTATGAAAAGCAGGAAGTGAGCCACTCTTTCATGAACTTCTCAAAGGGTACGGAAAGTGCTGAAGGAAAATGGGCTTCCGGTGCCACACCAGACGGAAAAGCACAATTCGAATATATCGAAAATCCTGAAGCGATGGGACAAATCCCGGAATTGGCTCCGGCACCAACTCATATGCATGGCACACCTCCGCCAGGGAAGTTGCCACCGAAAAATTTGTAG
- a CDS encoding DUF2202 domain-containing protein, which translates to MKLKLMSVVAFMFLFISFSGPAQAQTELPADFGAKGALKDNSITFDEALVYAIQDEYLAQARYDAVIGKFGNIRPFSNIKAAEQQHISALVALFQKYNKPIPEDNAKQYVTAPGTLKEAFNDGVQAEIDNIAMYDKLKTIPALPEDAKMVFTQLGNASKNHLRAFQRGAGRN; encoded by the coding sequence ATGAAATTAAAATTAATGAGTGTAGTTGCATTCATGTTTCTCTTCATCAGTTTTTCCGGTCCAGCACAGGCACAAACAGAGCTGCCTGCTGACTTCGGTGCCAAGGGTGCTTTAAAGGATAATTCAATCACATTCGATGAAGCTTTAGTATACGCCATCCAGGACGAATACCTCGCCCAGGCCCGTTACGATGCAGTCATCGGGAAATTCGGCAACATCCGGCCATTCAGCAATATAAAGGCAGCCGAACAGCAGCATATCAGTGCCCTTGTTGCTTTATTTCAGAAATACAACAAACCGATTCCCGAAGACAACGCAAAACAATACGTTACAGCACCAGGTACATTGAAGGAAGCATTTAATGACGGAGTCCAGGCCGAGATCGACAATATTGCCATGTATGATAAGTTAAAAACCATCCCTGCCCTGCCTGAGGATGCAAAAATGGTTTTTACCCAATTAGGAAATGCTTCGAAAAACCACCTGAGAGCTTTTCAGAGAGGCGCCGGGCGGAATTAA
- a CDS encoding twin-arginine translocase TatA/TatE family subunit, translating to MLSNIGFPGLILILVIALIIFGPNKLPEIGRAVGKSMREFKNATSGLTDDIKKEIRENDQDKKS from the coding sequence ATGCTTTCAAATATAGGATTTCCAGGGTTAATCTTGATTCTCGTGATTGCACTGATCATCTTTGGGCCTAACAAACTGCCGGAAATCGGACGAGCAGTCGGCAAGTCGATGAGAGAATTCAAGAACGCAACAAGTGGACTGACTGATGACATAAAAAAGGAAATCAGGGAAAACGACCAAGATAAGAAGAGTTGA
- a CDS encoding DPP IV N-terminal domain-containing protein, producing the protein MNKKKSLIGAITIVALMLISSISYLLLSDRDSYKYYTGLGSGLAVSDDDQRIAFSYFNNGSSAIFTARQDGSDVKRISNPNEVYHTNPKFSPDSSRILYLSRNKDRVQSLYTAHVDGTNPKKLSDGAQHVSEAVFSDDNETIFFSSTPAEELHKSEGESQEGYDLFSVKIDGTSMQQLTDRDFNTMESLVYAAEKKKIIFKDFEDLNAFDLEDQRVYAADFNGKLPNDIFYLTLSPEKNAVAFTTIAEESKDTSLFEYDLFFKDLQTGDTERLTNMNSSVVSPVFFNQKNEILFLEYFNWPKEPEKYKLRTVSLETQKVKEVKLEMPELETSNFAVKAVDYTVNSWTVGMLYTVLLMLVTVYVFPGKVFLPSIISLSIGMLTIAASFVVAAMYDPWAGIGVGMLATGILVCTIIVFLFALALKFFRKGVRK; encoded by the coding sequence ATGAATAAAAAAAAATCCCTAATAGGAGCCATAACTATAGTTGCTTTGATGTTGATATCAAGTATCAGCTATCTGTTATTGAGTGATCGGGATTCGTACAAGTATTATACAGGACTTGGGAGTGGTCTGGCGGTATCAGATGATGATCAGCGCATCGCCTTTTCCTATTTCAATAATGGGAGTTCAGCGATTTTTACAGCGAGACAGGATGGATCAGATGTTAAAAGAATAAGCAATCCGAATGAGGTTTATCACACTAACCCGAAGTTCTCACCAGACAGTAGCAGGATCTTATATTTATCACGAAACAAAGATCGAGTTCAGTCCCTATACACTGCCCATGTCGACGGGACCAATCCTAAAAAACTTTCAGATGGCGCACAGCATGTATCCGAGGCCGTTTTTTCTGATGACAACGAAACGATTTTCTTTTCGAGCACGCCAGCAGAAGAATTGCATAAGTCTGAGGGAGAGTCTCAGGAAGGCTATGACCTTTTTTCTGTAAAAATCGATGGAACCTCGATGCAGCAGTTGACTGACAGAGACTTCAATACAATGGAGAGCCTTGTCTATGCTGCTGAAAAAAAGAAAATCATCTTCAAGGATTTTGAAGATTTAAATGCTTTTGACCTGGAAGATCAAAGGGTGTATGCAGCGGATTTCAATGGGAAGTTGCCAAATGATATTTTCTATTTAACTTTATCACCTGAAAAAAATGCTGTTGCTTTTACGACAATAGCTGAAGAATCAAAAGACACTTCCCTGTTTGAATACGATTTATTTTTCAAGGATTTGCAAACTGGGGATACCGAAAGGCTCACCAACATGAATTCATCTGTCGTTTCACCGGTGTTTTTTAACCAGAAAAATGAAATTCTCTTCCTGGAGTATTTCAATTGGCCAAAAGAGCCAGAGAAATATAAATTACGGACAGTGAGCCTCGAAACGCAGAAGGTAAAAGAGGTTAAACTTGAAATGCCCGAACTTGAAACCAGCAACTTTGCGGTGAAAGCCGTGGATTACACGGTCAATAGCTGGACGGTTGGTATGTTGTATACGGTGCTATTAATGCTGGTCACAGTTTACGTTTTTCCTGGGAAAGTGTTTTTGCCGTCAATCATCAGCCTGTCTATCGGAATGCTCACCATAGCCGCCAGCTTTGTTGTTGCTGCCATGTACGATCCGTGGGCAGGAATTGGCGTAGGCATGCTGGCCACCGGAATTTTGGTCTGCACCATTATTGTATTTCTCTTCGCCCTTGCTCTTAAATTTTTCCGAAAAGGGGTGAGAAAATAA
- a CDS encoding TerC family protein codes for MESIWLEYAWALLILIGLEGLLSADNALVLAIIAKHLPDDQKKKAINYGILMAFVFRFGALFAISFIANVWQVQAIGAAYLLYLGLKHVIQAKFGKENENIRKEEEKEARGMGFWPTVGKIGLADLAFAIDSILAAVALALGLPDSPLGDFGGMDGGKFLVVLLGGIAGLILIKYAATWFVKLLDQRPALETTAYAIVAWVGVKLAVITLAHEDIAVLHHDFPHSTLWTTIFYGVLITIALVGWFAPAKKTKSEENSLE; via the coding sequence ATGGAGTCCATTTGGCTCGAATATGCCTGGGCATTATTGATATTGATCGGTCTTGAAGGTTTGCTATCGGCTGACAATGCACTTGTCCTGGCAATCATTGCAAAACATTTACCTGATGATCAAAAGAAAAAGGCAATCAATTATGGAATACTCATGGCGTTTGTATTCAGGTTTGGGGCGTTATTTGCTATTTCATTCATTGCAAACGTCTGGCAGGTACAGGCCATTGGTGCGGCGTACTTGCTCTATCTTGGTCTGAAGCATGTCATCCAGGCTAAGTTTGGTAAGGAAAATGAAAATATCCGTAAGGAAGAAGAGAAGGAAGCTAGAGGAATGGGTTTCTGGCCGACAGTTGGTAAAATCGGTTTAGCTGACCTTGCGTTTGCGATTGATTCCATTCTGGCAGCAGTTGCTCTTGCTCTTGGCCTTCCAGATTCACCACTAGGAGATTTCGGCGGCATGGACGGCGGTAAATTCCTGGTCGTTCTTCTAGGCGGAATAGCCGGTCTGATCCTGATTAAATACGCAGCTACATGGTTCGTCAAGCTGCTTGATCAGCGACCAGCATTGGAAACAACTGCGTATGCTATCGTCGCATGGGTCGGTGTGAAGCTCGCAGTTATTACACTTGCGCATGAAGACATCGCGGTCTTACATCACGATTTCCCGCATAGTACACTTTGGACAACAATCTTCTATGGGGTATTGATAACAATTGCCCTAGTCGGATGGTTTGCTCCGGCAAAAAAAACGAAGAGTGAAGAAAATTCTTTAGAATAA
- a CDS encoding nucleotidyltransferase domain-containing protein, translating to MMLVNDALQVLSNSLKQDKRVQAIFVKGSVGRGEQDEHSDLDLYCLVDEKDLDDFLQSRIGHLESYGKLLFHDDIFIVAPQILAVYEDMLHVDLFTVTVETFIEKDFFKVIYDPKDLLSKFMTTQNLRLSESEFQDAVDDIAWFLFQFKKMATRGNDLWSVNMLNHVMLNLSRVMLHKYNPGRAQLGLKTAAASLSEEVLKELSGIQEHITPSKHSIAAELLSGLMKRESGWILSEVANPDKIISLWNKVLDQ from the coding sequence ATGATGCTGGTAAATGATGCACTGCAAGTTTTATCGAACAGCCTTAAACAAGATAAAAGAGTACAAGCTATTTTTGTAAAAGGATCTGTCGGACGCGGTGAACAGGACGAACATTCCGATTTAGATTTATACTGCCTTGTTGATGAAAAAGATCTGGATGATTTCCTTCAGAGTCGGATCGGCCATCTGGAGTCATATGGGAAATTGCTCTTTCATGATGACATCTTCATCGTTGCACCTCAGATTCTCGCCGTTTATGAAGATATGCTTCATGTGGATTTGTTCACAGTAACAGTGGAGACGTTCATTGAGAAAGACTTCTTCAAAGTCATTTATGACCCTAAGGATTTACTGTCAAAATTCATGACTACCCAAAACCTCAGGTTATCAGAAAGCGAATTTCAGGATGCAGTTGACGACATTGCCTGGTTTCTTTTTCAGTTTAAAAAAATGGCTACCCGAGGCAACGACTTATGGTCAGTGAATATGCTCAATCATGTCATGTTGAATCTCTCAAGAGTAATGCTGCATAAATATAACCCAGGACGAGCTCAATTAGGATTGAAGACAGCTGCAGCCTCACTGTCCGAAGAAGTCCTTAAAGAGTTGAGCGGTATCCAGGAACATATCACTCCAAGCAAGCATAGTATCGCCGCTGAGCTTCTTAGTGGTCTTATGAAACGCGAATCTGGCTGGATTCTTAGCGAAGTGGCAAATCCTGATAAGATTATATCTTTATGGAACAAGGTGTTAGATCAATAG
- a CDS encoding patatin family protein gives MFSSGLILEGGGMRGVYTAGVLEYFLENELFFPYVIGVSAGACQGSSYVARQPGRNRQVTIDYVQHRDYISYRNLFLKKELFGMDFIFDKLPNEIVPFDFETFNNATERFLVGTTDCITGEPIYFDKNVVPEDFLKIIRASSTLPFMAPAIEFQGRTLMDGGIADPIPVRKAKADGVLKNVIVLTKPKGYRKKKSSFSWLPRYMYKEFTGLHTALETRYKMYNETLDYIEELEAKEEVFVIRPSKDLKVGRVERNPEKLTKLYEVGYEDTRDSFEALKNWLGE, from the coding sequence GTGTTTAGCAGTGGTCTGATTCTTGAAGGTGGAGGCATGAGAGGTGTCTACACTGCGGGGGTACTTGAGTATTTTTTGGAAAATGAACTATTTTTCCCGTATGTCATCGGGGTTTCCGCTGGTGCATGCCAGGGATCTTCCTATGTTGCCAGGCAGCCGGGCCGCAACAGGCAAGTTACGATCGATTATGTTCAGCATCGTGATTACATATCCTATCGGAACTTATTTTTAAAAAAGGAATTATTCGGGATGGACTTCATTTTCGATAAGCTGCCAAATGAGATTGTTCCATTTGATTTTGAGACATTCAACAACGCGACGGAAAGGTTTCTTGTCGGCACAACGGATTGCATCACCGGTGAACCCATTTACTTTGATAAAAACGTTGTTCCTGAAGATTTCCTCAAAATTATCAGAGCCTCAAGTACATTGCCATTCATGGCGCCGGCCATCGAGTTCCAGGGAAGGACGCTTATGGATGGCGGCATCGCCGATCCAATACCTGTAAGGAAAGCAAAGGCTGATGGTGTGCTAAAAAATGTCATTGTCCTGACTAAACCAAAAGGATATCGCAAGAAAAAATCATCCTTTTCCTGGCTTCCGAGGTATATGTATAAGGAATTCACAGGGCTTCACACTGCACTCGAAACCCGCTATAAGATGTATAATGAAACGCTTGATTATATCGAGGAACTAGAAGCCAAAGAAGAAGTTTTCGTCATCAGGCCTTCCAAAGATCTTAAAGTAGGACGAGTTGAACGCAATCCTGAAAAACTGACCAAATTGTACGAGGTTGGATATGAGGATACGAGGGACAGTTTTGAGGCACTGAAGAACTGGTTGGGAGAGTAA
- a CDS encoding AAA family ATPase, translating to MLNWQYVRSVSLKREEVPSFQEYPFNLPSFKALDELTLHPKVTFLIGENGMGKSTLLEAIAVGLGFNPEGGSYNFNFSTYDSHSDLGNYLRIVKGIERPQDGFFLRAESFYNVASNIEELDREGFGPRIIDSFGGESLHEQSHGEAFFSTFLHRFRGNGIYILDEPEAALSPLRQMSMLTRIHDLINDNSQLIIATHSPIIMAYPDAAIYEFSNEGIFKRKLEETNHYRIMKQFFENTPRMIHHLLED from the coding sequence ATGTTGAATTGGCAATATGTCAGAAGTGTCAGTCTTAAAAGAGAGGAAGTGCCCTCCTTTCAGGAATATCCGTTCAATCTCCCTAGCTTCAAAGCTTTGGACGAGTTGACGCTGCATCCAAAGGTCACTTTTTTGATAGGCGAAAATGGGATGGGCAAATCGACTTTACTTGAAGCGATTGCAGTTGGACTCGGTTTTAACCCTGAAGGCGGTTCATATAATTTCAATTTCTCGACCTATGACTCTCATTCCGATTTAGGGAATTATTTGCGGATCGTAAAAGGAATAGAAAGGCCACAGGATGGATTTTTCCTGCGTGCTGAAAGTTTTTACAATGTTGCTTCGAATATAGAAGAGTTGGATCGCGAGGGATTCGGCCCAAGGATCATTGACTCATTCGGCGGAGAATCCTTACACGAACAGTCGCACGGTGAAGCCTTTTTCTCCACTTTCCTGCATCGATTTCGGGGCAATGGTATTTATATTTTGGATGAACCTGAAGCAGCGCTTTCCCCTTTGAGGCAGATGTCGATGCTGACTCGGATCCATGATCTTATCAATGACAACTCCCAGCTGATCATCGCCACGCACTCCCCGATCATCATGGCCTATCCAGATGCAGCGATCTATGAATTCAGTAATGAAGGCATTTTTAAAAGAAAGCTGGAAGAAACGAACCATTATCGCATCATGAAGCAATTTTTCGAAAACACGCCAAGGATGATTCATCATTTATTGGAGGACTAA